AGTCTGCGACTGCATCAGCCTGTTGATGAAGGCGTCGTTCTGAAATTCGATAAGCCATGGGAAGGGCTGTTCTGCGGATACTGCACGATCATCAAAGATGGCGACCTGTATCGCGCTTACTATCGGGGACGACCCCAGGCGGGAGCCGACGGCGACACCGGAGAAGTCTACTGCTATGCGGAATCGAAGGATGGGATTCACTGGACCAAGCCCGAGTTTTCTCTGTTCGAAAAGCAGGGTTTCAAAAAGAACAACATCATCCTGGCAGACGCGGCCCCGATGACGCATAACCTCAGCCCGTTCCTGGATACACGCCCGGGAGTTCCGAAGTCGGAACGCTACAAGGCGCTCGGCGGGACGATGAAAAGCGGCCTGGTCGCGTTCACTTCGCCAGACGGGATTCACTGGAAACAGCATCCTGCGGGGACCGTGATCTCCAAAGAGATGGTGCCGTTTCCTTATATGTTTGATTCTCAGAATGTCGCGTTCTGGTCCCCGGTTGAGAAAAAATACATCAGCTACTTCCGGGTGTTCAAGGATAAACTCCGTCGGATTGCCCGGACTGAGAGTGATGATTTCATTCACTGGTCCGAACCGGTGCTGATGGAATACACGCATCGGGGTGACAAATCACCGATCGAACATCTCTATACCAACCAGACCCACCCCTATTTCCGGGCGCCTCATATTTATCTGGCTGTCGCAGCTCGCTTCATGCCCGGGCGTCAGGTGCTGACCGATGAGCAGGCAGAAAAAATCGGCGTGCATCCCCGCTACTTCAAAGATACGTCCGATGCGATTCTGATGACGACCCGCGGCGGTAACACGTATGATCGCACTTTTCTGAGTGGATTCATCACCGGGGGAATCGGCGCGCAGAACTGGGTGTCGCGAACGAACTATCCTGCATTGAACGTGGTTCAGACCGGACCGGCGGAAATGTCGGTGTACGTGAATCAGGATTATGCGCAGCCTACCGCCCATTTGCGTCGCTATTCGCTGCGTCTGGACGGATTTGCTTCCGTACGGGCCGACTATGCCGGCGGGGAATTAGTGACGAAGCCGCTGATCTTTGATGGTTCTGAGCTGTCGATCAACTTTTCGACATCTGCTGCGGGGGGCATCAAAGTCGAGATACAGGATGAAAACGGTAAGCCGATTCCCGGTTTCACTCTCGCTGATGCACGTGAGCAGATCGGAAACGAAATCAATCGGATCGTTACCTGGAAAGGGGGCTCCGATGTCTCTGCACTCAGTGGCAAACCGGTACGCCTGAAGTTTGTGATGAAAGATGCCGATCTGTATTCACTGCAGTTCGTGAAATAATGTAACTTCACTTGCGATTCGCTCAGGAAAGTCGATCGGGTTCTCTCGTCGACTTTTCTGATTTTTCACTTGAGATTCATTGCCCGGTTCGCTGACTGTCTTATGATACAGGTAGAGCTGCCCCCAAATCGAAATCTGAGTTTCTGCGAAAAGCGCTTGCTCCCACCCCTCTGGTTCCTGAGAAGTAAATCATGAAAGAGCGTAGACGATTACTGGTAGTCGGAGTCGGTTCAATTGGAGAAAGGCATCTGCGCTGTTTCCAGGCGACGGACCGTGTCGATATCTCGATTTGTGAACTGAATGCCGACCTGCGTCAGCAGGTCGCCGAGCGATACTCTGTGAAAACTCAGTATGCGGATCTGGACTCGGCACTGGCGGAGCCACATGACTTTGCTGTCATCGCGACTCCAGCACACCTGCATATTCAAATGGCGCAACGGGTCGTTGAAGCGGGTTTGGACGTGTTCATCGAAAAGCCCCTGAGCACGTCGGTGGACGGTGTGGCCGATCTGCAGAAGCTGCTGAAAGAGAAACAGAAAAAAGCGGGAATCGCGTATGTCTATCGCGCTCATCCCGCGCTGGCAGCGATGAAAGCGGATCTGGATACGGGCCGCTATGGCAAACCGGTAGAACTGGTTGTCGTTTCCGGTCAGAACTTTCCCACCTATCGGCCCGCGTATCGCGACATCTATTACAAGTCGCGCGCGACCGGTGGAGGGGCGGTGCAGGATGCGTTGACGCATTCGATGAATGCTGGCGAATACCTGGTGGGACCGGTGAAAGCCCTGGTGGCGGACTACGCACATCAGGTGTTGGAAGGTGTGGACGTGGAAGACACCGTGCACGTGATTACCCGTCAGGGAAGTGTGCTGGGTAACTTCAGTCTGAATCAGCATCAACCGGCGAATGAATCGAGTATTACCGTGATCTGCGAACGGGGCATGCTCCGATTTGAGTATCAGAAAAGCTGGTACCGTCATGTCACCGAGCCGGAGGGGGAGTGGGTCGTCGGTTACCAGGAAACGCTGGAACGGGATACACTCTTTTCGCGACAGGCGAGTGCCTTTCTCGATTATCTCGATGATTTCTGTCCGCCGCTCTGTTCGCTGGAAGAAGGACTGCAGACGCTGGCGGTCAATCTTTCAATTCTGGAATCTGTCGAACAGCGTGCCTGGGTCGAACCGGCGCACTACCTTACCCATTGAGTTTTTCTACCTGAAAACAGGATTCGTTATGCAACCAAGTGATGAACCCACGATACAGCAGCTGTTTGATCTTACCGGTAAGACGATTTTAATCTCCGGTGCGAGTGGTTACCTGGGCGGTGCGATGTCGCGGGGACTGGCCGAAGCCGGGGCACGGCTGGTGGTCAGCAGCCGCAGCCAGGAGCGGGCTGAACAGACGGCTTTGGAACTGCCGGATCCTAACGGCGTGGGGCACCTGGGAGTCGCCCTGGATCATATGGAAGCCGACTCGATTGAAGAGGGGTTTGCTGCAGCACTCGATGCCGCCGGCCAGATCGACGTGTTGGTGAATAACGGCAATGATCCAGTGGGGGAAGACTGGCGGAATGTCACCGCAGACGCGTTCAACCGTCACCTGCAGAATGCGACTGGCTATTTTCTGCTGGCCCGCAAACTGCGTGATCACCTCGTCGCGCGAGAAGCCCGGGGAAGCGTGATCATGATCGGTTCGATGTACGGCGTGGTCGGCTCTTATCCCGAAGCGTACGAGGGAATCTGTGCAGCCAGTCCCGTGGCCTATCACACGATGAAGGGAGGGCTGATTCATCAGACGCGGCACCTGTCGGTCTACTGGGCCAAGGATGGCGTGCGGGTTAACTGCCTGAGCCCCGGGCCGTTTCCTTCCGAGAAAGCACCCGCAGGCTTGGCGGAACGATTGAGCGAGCACAGTCCGATGGGCCGCATGGGATCACCGGCCGAACTCAAGGGAGCAGTCGTCTTCCTGGCGAGCGAGGCGAGCAGTTATATCACAGGCCAGAACCTGCTGGTCGATGGTGGCTGGACCGCGTGGTAGATGGAAAACAGCCTCGATCTGATCGTGTTTTCTGATACAATAGCTGATTCAAATGAACTGAAATCAGCTGAGTCTGAATTACGCGCTTTGATTGTACACCGCCGGACGATCTATGGGTTTAGAGATTCTCAACGCACTTGGAGGCCTGGGACTGTTCCTGCTGGGGATGGTCATCCTGACCAACGGCCTGAAGGAACTGGCGGGGGATACCATCCGCCGGTTGATCGCGAAATTCACAAAGAACATGCCCAGCGGAATCGCTACCGGAGCGATCGTCACGGCTGTGTTGCAATCCTCAAGTGCTACTACGGTGACCGCGGTGGGTTTCGCAAGTGCGGGGCTGCTTTCTTTATCACAGTCGCTGGGGATCATCTTTGGTGCCAA
This is a stretch of genomic DNA from Gimesia sp.. It encodes these proteins:
- a CDS encoding SDR family oxidoreductase, whose amino-acid sequence is MQPSDEPTIQQLFDLTGKTILISGASGYLGGAMSRGLAEAGARLVVSSRSQERAEQTALELPDPNGVGHLGVALDHMEADSIEEGFAAALDAAGQIDVLVNNGNDPVGEDWRNVTADAFNRHLQNATGYFLLARKLRDHLVAREARGSVIMIGSMYGVVGSYPEAYEGICAASPVAYHTMKGGLIHQTRHLSVYWAKDGVRVNCLSPGPFPSEKAPAGLAERLSEHSPMGRMGSPAELKGAVVFLASEASSYITGQNLLVDGGWTAW
- a CDS encoding Gfo/Idh/MocA family oxidoreductase; the encoded protein is MKERRRLLVVGVGSIGERHLRCFQATDRVDISICELNADLRQQVAERYSVKTQYADLDSALAEPHDFAVIATPAHLHIQMAQRVVEAGLDVFIEKPLSTSVDGVADLQKLLKEKQKKAGIAYVYRAHPALAAMKADLDTGRYGKPVELVVVSGQNFPTYRPAYRDIYYKSRATGGGAVQDALTHSMNAGEYLVGPVKALVADYAHQVLEGVDVEDTVHVITRQGSVLGNFSLNQHQPANESSITVICERGMLRFEYQKSWYRHVTEPEGEWVVGYQETLERDTLFSRQASAFLDYLDDFCPPLCSLEEGLQTLAVNLSILESVEQRAWVEPAHYLTH